A region of the Caviibacter abscessus genome:
CAAAAAAAACATAACAAGCAATCCTAACATATTAACACTTTCTTTCAAATTTATTGTATTTTAATCTTATGAATAAATATTAGTCTCTAGTAGTATTATTATACCTAGTTTAAAATAAAAAGTAAATGCAACATTTGAACTGACTCAAAATGTTAAATAAAAAAATGTCCCTTCAAACTAGTTTTTGTTTTTTAGGTACATTTTAACTATATAAATCATTTATATATTTGCTCTTTTCATTATTTTCATCATATACATAAATGCTTTTTTCAACTATCAAATTATCTTTAACATTTTTAGCACAATCAAGTAAAACTATTTTTGCACTTGAATCATTTTTTGTATAAACGAACTTTAAAACTTTTGGTGTCAAATTATATTTTTCTAAAAATTTAAAAACTTTAAAAAGCTTATCTGCACGAAATACTAAATATAAATGCCCATTATTTTTTAACATAAAAGAGCTAAGACTTATTACTTTTTCAATAGTAAGACTTTTCTCATTTCTAGCTATTTGTTTTTCTATGTTTTGTTTCATTTGATTTTCATTTTTTTCAAAATCAAAATATGGCGGATTTGAAACTATGATATCATATTCTTGATGTTTACCAACAGAAAAATTTTCCACATCATCATTGAACATTTGTATATTCAAATTATTTTCTTTAACATTTTTAATGGCTAAATCATATGACCTTTTTAAAATTTCAACTCCATGTATATCAGTATTAGATTTTTTTGACAATAACATAGATATTATTCCATTTCCTGAGCCTATATCTAAAATTTTTTACTTTTTCTATTTATTTTCACAAAATCTGCAATTAATAATGAATCAATAGTTATCGCCTGTAAGTCTGTATCTTGATATATATTAAAATCTTTTATTTTAATATTAGTTATCATTTTTCTCCTCAAAAAAAAGTACCTATATGGTACAGTTATGGCGTGCTTCACAAGAGTCGAACTTGTAACCTTCTGATTCGTAGTCAGATGCTCTGATCCATTGAGCTAGAAGCACATATAGAATATAAAAAAAATGGCGGTGAAGGAGGGATTTGAACCCTCGGTCCAATATTACTTGGACACTCCCTTAGCAGGGGAGCATATTCGGCCACTCTAACACTTCACCACTGGCGGGCAGACTGGGATTCGAACCCAGACGGCTGTTACACCTTCGCCGGTTTTCAAGACCGGTTCCTTAGCCAGTTCGGACATCTGCCCATTAATACTTTTTTGATACCTTTTTAATATATCAATTTTTAAATAATTTGTCAAGATAATAATTTTAAAAGATTTTGTAAAAAAACAAGGAATCTTATATTATAAAATTCCTTGTTCATTATTTATAATTTCTCTCCATTTGTTTCTATTACTTTTTTATACCAATAAAAGCTATCTTTTTTTATTCTTGAAAGATCCAATATATCGTCATTATTTCTATTTACATAAATAAAGCCGTATCTTTTTTCAAAACCTTGATGCGTTGATATTAAATCAATTGCAGACCATGGAGAATAACCTATAACTTCAACTCCATTTTGAATTGCTCTTTTCATACTATTAATATGTTTTCTAAGATAATCTACTCTATAATCATCATGAATGGTTCCATCTTCTTCTAACTTATCATATGCACCTAATCCATTTTCTGTAATTAATATAGGAAGTGAATATCTACTATATACTTCATTTAAAGTTATTTCAAATCCAAGAGGATCAATTTGCCAACCAAATTCTGTAAATTCTAAATATTTATTGGCAACTGCATTATAATATCCTTTTTCAGTTAAAACTGTATCAAGTTTAGATATATCATTTGTAGATTTAGAATGTGATACACAATATGTATTATAATAATTAATTCCTATAAAATCTGGTTTAGCATTTTTTAAAATATTTATATCTTCTTCACTAACATTAAAAATATATCCTTTATCCTTTATATATTTTGTAGCCATATGATTATATCTTCCAAATACAGCAGCATCTAAGTATAACCAATTTCTTAAAACATTTGCGTATTGTGCAGCTAAATTATCTTCTGGACTTGAAGTTTCAGGATAAACTACAGCAATATTAGGTGCTGGTCCTATTTTTGCATTTGGCAACATTTTATGACATAAATCCATAACTTTTGCTTGTGCTAAAAGCATATGATGATTTTTTTGATAAAGTTTTTCATTACCTTTTGTTCCATCAATTAAATCTGAATGTATTATCATCATATTTTGTTCATTAATTGTAAGCCAATATTTTACTCTAGTTCCATATTTTTCAAATAATACTTTTGCAAAATCAACAAAATAATCTACAACTTGTCTATTTTCCCAGCCTCCATTTTTTTCCAGTTCATATGGTAAATCAAAATGATACATTGTAACTATAGGTTCTATTTCATTTTTTATAAGTTCATCAATTAAATCAGAATAAAATTCTACACCTTCTTTATTTATTTCACCAAAACCATTAGGAAATATTCTAGTCCAAGCAATAGAAAATCTATATGCTTTTAGTCCTAACTCCTTAAATAACTTAATGTCTTCTTTATATTTATGATAATGATCTGAACATATTTTAAAATCTGGTGTTCCTGGTAATGGAATTTTAATATCTTGAATACTTAATCCTTTACCATACTTATCAGAAGCTCCTTCAACCTGATATGCACTTGTTGAAGCCGACCATAAAAAATCATCATTAAAACTACTCATACATCTTACCTCTTTTCCTGCTCTAATGCTTTCTTATCAAGATATATAACAAATGGATAATATATCGCTGTTGATATTGCTATTATTATAATCTGTAATATAGCTGTTCTAATTCCTCCACTTAATAACCCTGATAAAATAGGAGGTGTCGTCCATGGTGGATTTACTCCTCCAAACATCGGAACTAATCCACTTTTAATAGAAAGGTATGAAATTAAAGAAACTATCATAGGAGTACATACAAATGGTATAAAAAGTATAGGGTTAAACACAATTGGCGTTCCAAACATAACCGGTTCATTTATGTTAAAAATTGCAGGTACTATACTCAGTCTACCTATTTGCTTAAATTGTTGAGATCTTGCACTAAGTAACATAGCAATAACCATACCTATTGTAATTCCTGAACCTGTTACAGTTATTAATAAATAATGAAATTGATATGTTACTATTCTTCCACCATTTTCAGATGTTAGAACTAATCCTTTATTTATTATTTCTTGATTATTTGCAATAGCACTTAACCAAATCCCAGTCATGATTCCACCTACAACATTGTTTCCATGTATTCCAAACCACCATAAAAACGATACAACGAACCCTATTATCATAACTCCAATTAAAGAATCAGTCAAGTTTAAAAGTGGTGTTTGAACTAATTTATATATTATATCAACTAAATCTCCACTAGTTACTATATTTATAATTCCATAAACTAAAGCAAATATTGATAAAATTATAGCTCCAGGAATTAAAGCTGAAAATGAATTTGCAACTCCTTGAGGAACACTTTCAGGCATCTTAATTATCATTTTCTTTTTAATAAATAGACAATATAGATAAGATGACATAAGTGATACTATTATAGCCGCTATCATACCTCTTGCACCCAATGTATTCGCTAAAGATAATACTCCAGAAATTTTTTTATCATCTTGTATAATAAATTGATTTGATACTATCAAAAATGAAACAAGCGAAGTAATAACACAACCTATAGGCTCTATTTTTTCATTTTTGGCATAACTATAAGCAATAGTAATAGAACATACCAATGATAACATATTAAATGTTGAATTAAATACCTGATATAAGTATGGACTTATTCCCTTATCTGCAAGAAATATTTTTATAGGCTCATAAGGAAATTCAGCTAACAGCAAAAATATAGAACCTACAACAGTTATAGTTAATATTGCAGACATTCCCTCTCTTAAAGCAATTATTCCTTTTAAATTAGTAAATTTCATAACTATAGGAAGTAGCTTTGAATTAATGAAATTTTTCATTTTATCCTCCTTTTTATTTAGAATATATTTTTATTGCATGATTTAATACATTAGCTCCATTCATCATTCCATAATCTATAATTGGAACAACATCTATAGCTTTTCCTTTTTCATCAGCTATTTTTTTTAAATCATTTAACATATATGTAATTTGTGGACCTAATAATATTACATCACAATCTTCTACTTCATTTATAAATACATCAGCAGAATATGCTGAAATTTCAGCATCTATTCCATTTAATTTTGCAGCTTCTCTCATTTTATTTACTAATAACGATGTACTCATACCTGATGCACAAAATAATTTTATTTTCATTTATTATCCTCCATAT
Encoded here:
- a CDS encoding glycoside hydrolase family 1 protein, giving the protein MSSFNDDFLWSASTSAYQVEGASDKYGKGLSIQDIKIPLPGTPDFKICSDHYHKYKEDIKLFKELGLKAYRFSIAWTRIFPNGFGEINKEGVEFYSDLIDELIKNEIEPIVTMYHFDLPYELEKNGGWENRQVVDYFVDFAKVLFEKYGTRVKYWLTINEQNMMIIHSDLIDGTKGNEKLYQKNHHMLLAQAKVMDLCHKMLPNAKIGPAPNIAVVYPETSSPEDNLAAQYANVLRNWLYLDAAVFGRYNHMATKYIKDKGYIFNVSEEDINILKNAKPDFIGINYYNTYCVSHSKSTNDISKLDTVLTEKGYYNAVANKYLEFTEFGWQIDPLGFEITLNEVYSRYSLPILITENGLGAYDKLEEDGTIHDDYRVDYLRKHINSMKRAIQNGVEVIGYSPWSAIDLISTHQGFEKRYGFIYVNRNNDDILDLSRIKKDSFYWYKKVIETNGEKL
- a CDS encoding PTS sugar transporter subunit IIC — protein: MKNFINSKLLPIVMKFTNLKGIIALREGMSAILTITVVGSIFLLLAEFPYEPIKIFLADKGISPYLYQVFNSTFNMLSLVCSITIAYSYAKNEKIEPIGCVITSLVSFLIVSNQFIIQDDKKISGVLSLANTLGARGMIAAIIVSLMSSYLYCLFIKKKMIIKMPESVPQGVANSFSALIPGAIILSIFALVYGIINIVTSGDLVDIIYKLVQTPLLNLTDSLIGVMIIGFVVSFLWWFGIHGNNVVGGIMTGIWLSAIANNQEIINKGLVLTSENGGRIVTYQFHYLLITVTGSGITIGMVIAMLLSARSQQFKQIGRLSIVPAIFNINEPVMFGTPIVFNPILFIPFVCTPMIVSLISYLSIKSGLVPMFGGVNPPWTTPPILSGLLSGGIRTAILQIIIIAISTAIYYPFVIYLDKKALEQEKR
- a CDS encoding PTS sugar transporter subunit IIB, encoding MKIKLFCASGMSTSLLVNKMREAAKLNGIDAEISAYSADVFINEVEDCDVILLGPQITYMLNDLKKIADEKGKAIDVVPIIDYGMMNGANVLNHAIKIYSK
- a CDS encoding tRNA1(Val) (adenine(37)-N6)-methyltransferase, with product MLLSKKSNTDIHGVEILKRSYDLAIKNVKENNLNIQMFNDDVENFSVGKHQEYDIIVSNPPYFDFEKNENQMKQNIEKQIARNEKSLTIEKVISLSSFMLKNNGHLYLVFRADKLFKVFKFLEKYNLTPKVLKFVYTKNDSSAKIVLLDCAKNVKDNLIVEKSIYVYDENNEKSKYINDLYS